From the genome of Gracilimonas sp., one region includes:
- the pheS gene encoding phenylalanine--tRNA ligase subunit alpha, with protein sequence MLDEIKVLEQEIQQFEITDKDELEAFRLEFLSRNGKVQSMFKNMGSVPKEDRAEVGKAMNQVKVLAESKFEDAKAALEKNESKDLSAKDDITLTPPSYPLGSLHPLTQTLEEMKSIFYRLGFTIADGPEIEDDFHNFTALNFPPNHPARDEQDTFFIKKSDDPDIQDLVLRTHTSPVQIRLMENTEPPIRAIMPGRVYRNEAVSPKSYFLFHQVEALYVDENVSVADLKETLITFAKLMFGTDVKYRLRPGFFPFTEPSLEMDIWWGSEKDGKWLEILGSGMVDPNVFKHAGVDPEKYTGFAWGMGVERIAILRHGIDDIRTFYENDIRFLEQFN encoded by the coding sequence ATGCTTGATGAAATAAAAGTATTAGAACAAGAAATTCAGCAGTTTGAAATAACGGACAAAGATGAGCTTGAAGCTTTTCGCCTCGAATTCCTATCCAGAAACGGGAAAGTACAGTCCATGTTTAAGAACATGGGAAGTGTCCCCAAAGAAGACCGTGCTGAAGTCGGAAAAGCGATGAACCAGGTGAAAGTACTGGCTGAATCGAAGTTTGAAGATGCTAAAGCTGCACTGGAAAAAAATGAGAGCAAGGATCTGAGTGCCAAAGATGATATCACTTTAACTCCTCCTTCCTACCCGCTGGGATCTCTTCATCCTTTAACACAGACACTGGAGGAAATGAAATCCATTTTCTACCGGCTTGGGTTTACGATTGCAGACGGACCGGAAATCGAAGATGACTTTCACAATTTCACAGCGCTGAACTTTCCGCCAAATCACCCCGCTCGCGATGAACAGGATACCTTTTTTATTAAAAAGAGCGATGACCCGGATATTCAGGACTTGGTGTTAAGGACACACACTTCCCCGGTTCAAATACGGCTGATGGAAAATACCGAACCACCAATCCGAGCCATTATGCCCGGACGTGTTTACCGGAATGAAGCAGTATCACCAAAATCCTATTTCTTGTTTCATCAGGTAGAAGCTCTTTACGTAGATGAAAATGTAAGTGTAGCCGACCTGAAGGAAACCCTCATAACCTTTGCCAAGCTGATGTTTGGTACCGATGTTAAATACCGCCTGCGTCCAGGATTCTTCCCTTTCACTGAGCCTAGTTTAGAAATGGACATCTGGTGGGGATCAGAAAAAGATGGGAAATGGCTGGAGATTTTAGGCTCCGGCATGGTTGATCCCAATGTATTCAAACACGCTGGAGTGGATCCGGAGAAATATACCGGTTTTGCCTGGGGTATGGGAGTTGAACGAATTGCTATCCTCAGACATGGCATTGACGACATCCGCACCTTCTACGAAAATGACATTCGCTTCCTCGAACAGTTTAACTAA
- the rplT gene encoding 50S ribosomal protein L20 produces MPRSLNLVASRRRRKKIIDQAKGYWGKRKNVYTIAKNAVEKGLLYQYRDRKNRKRNFRRLWITRINAAARLNGTTYSKFIHGMKTKNMEINRKVLADLAVHDADTFAAIVKEATA; encoded by the coding sequence ATGCCACGTTCATTAAATTTGGTGGCTTCCCGTCGCCGTCGCAAAAAGATCATTGATCAAGCGAAAGGTTACTGGGGCAAGCGTAAGAACGTTTACACCATTGCAAAAAATGCGGTTGAAAAAGGTCTTCTGTACCAATACCGCGATCGCAAGAATCGTAAACGTAATTTCCGTCGATTATGGATCACCCGCATCAATGCGGCAGCAAGATTAAACGGTACAACCTATTCTAAATTCATCCACGGGATGAAAACCAAGAATATGGAGATCAACCGTAAGGTCCTTGCAGATCTCGCCGTACACGATGCAGATACGTTTGCTGCTATTGTTAAGGAAGCCACTGCTTAA
- the rpmI gene encoding 50S ribosomal protein L35 has protein sequence MPKMKSNSGAKKRFKVTGSGKIKRKKAYKRHILTKKSSKTKRQLGKDTLVDKADEKSIKRQLPYQS, from the coding sequence ATGCCAAAAATGAAAAGTAATAGTGGTGCTAAAAAGCGGTTTAAGGTTACCGGTTCCGGTAAAATTAAGCGTAAAAAAGCTTATAAGCGTCACATTCTGACAAAGAAAAGTAGTAAAACTAAAAGACAGCTCGGAAAAGACACATTGGTTGACAAAGCCGATGAGAAGTCTATCAAACGACAGCTGCCTTATCAATCTTAA
- the infC gene encoding translation initiation factor IF-3, with product MARRNYQRRPQNEDRPRINEEINAAKVRVIKPDEEHEITTAERALQIAASYELDLVEVAPNAKPPVCKVIDYGKFMYEKKKKEKEAKKKQHTISVKELRFRPNTDDHDLEFKTRHAREFLEGGDKVKATVQFRGRDMLYTEKGELLLLQLAKDLSDVGKIESKPNMEGRRMIMMLSPSKS from the coding sequence ATCGCAAGAAGAAACTATCAGAGACGACCGCAAAATGAGGATCGTCCTCGAATTAATGAAGAAATCAATGCTGCTAAAGTTCGGGTGATTAAACCGGATGAAGAGCATGAAATTACGACAGCTGAACGCGCTCTGCAGATAGCTGCATCTTATGAATTGGATCTCGTAGAGGTCGCCCCTAATGCCAAGCCCCCGGTATGCAAGGTGATTGATTACGGGAAATTCATGTATGAAAAGAAGAAAAAAGAGAAAGAAGCGAAGAAAAAACAGCATACGATTTCTGTTAAAGAATTGCGCTTCCGTCCGAACACGGACGACCATGATCTTGAATTCAAAACCCGCCACGCACGTGAATTTTTGGAAGGTGGCGATAAAGTAAAGGCAACGGTGCAGTTCCGTGGGCGTGATATGCTCTACACTGAAAAGGGGGAATTACTCCTTCTGCAGCTTGCTAAAGACCTTTCTGATGTGGGCAAGATCGAATCAAAACCCAATATGGAAGGCCGCAGAATGATCATGATGCTTTCCCCATCTAAAAGTTAA